The Chitinophaga flava genome has a segment encoding these proteins:
- a CDS encoding RNA polymerase sigma factor has product MKQHQDITRDRELLLGLARSDDKSLETIYSENFPAVLRMILQHNGSEDDAKDVFQEAIIVLYEKACEGGFNLTSRLKTFLYSVCRHIWLKKVQSTYGLYSIPPEMEEVIPATEALDDHSAKDEQFRIMEGAMESIGEPCKTILEDYYLRKKSMQEIADKFGYTNAENAKNQKYKCLMRLKKLFFEKYNTSL; this is encoded by the coding sequence GTGAAGCAACATCAAGACATAACAAGAGACAGGGAATTATTGCTGGGACTGGCAAGGAGCGATGATAAGTCATTGGAAACCATCTATTCAGAGAATTTTCCGGCTGTGCTGCGCATGATTTTACAACATAATGGCAGCGAAGATGATGCAAAGGATGTTTTCCAGGAAGCGATTATCGTTTTATATGAAAAGGCTTGCGAAGGTGGTTTTAATCTGACCAGCCGGTTAAAAACTTTTCTTTACTCCGTTTGCCGCCATATCTGGTTAAAGAAGGTACAAAGCACATATGGGCTTTATTCCATCCCTCCGGAAATGGAAGAAGTTATTCCGGCTACAGAAGCATTAGACGATCACTCCGCCAAAGACGAACAGTTCCGTATTATGGAAGGTGCGATGGAAAGTATCGGAGAGCCTTGCAAAACAATTCTGGAAGATTATTATCTGCGTAAGAAATCCATGCAGGAAATAGCAGACAAATTCGGATATACCAATGCCGAAAATGCCAAAAACCAGAAGTATAAATGTCTGATGCGACTGAAGAAGTTATTTTTTGAAAAGTACAATACATCATTATAA
- a CDS encoding NAD(P)/FAD-dependent oxidoreductase has product MLSYWEKQSLLQYDYIIAGSGVVGLSAAISLKERQPAARVLVLEREVLPTGASTKNAGFACIGSLTEILADLQAMPPETVLNLVAMRLAGLRLLRHRLGDERIGYRENGSYELIGTREEWALGQLEVVNQLLAGILDEAPAFSPANEKISGFGFATGHVKAMVRNNYEGEIHTGSMMRALIDKTIAMGVEIKTGCRIERMEDLHTGVNVIVTNHTLKEDIIFQAHKLLVCTNAFTGQLLPQLEVTPGRGQVLITEPVPGLPFKGIFHLEEGYFYFRELDGRVLLGGGRQLDFSGETSTDFRFNDRIQHELEEMLRHIILPGRPFIIADRWTGIMAFGNTKQPIVRAYTDNIILGVRMGGMGVAIGSIIGDKIATMALEQK; this is encoded by the coding sequence ATGTTAAGTTATTGGGAAAAGCAAAGTCTGCTTCAATACGACTACATCATCGCCGGAAGCGGTGTTGTCGGGCTGTCGGCCGCTATCAGCCTGAAAGAGCGTCAGCCCGCGGCCCGTGTGCTGGTACTGGAGCGGGAGGTGCTGCCTACCGGCGCCAGTACTAAAAATGCAGGTTTCGCCTGTATCGGCAGCCTCACGGAAATACTGGCCGATCTGCAAGCGATGCCGCCGGAGACGGTGCTTAATCTGGTAGCTATGCGCCTGGCGGGTCTGCGGCTGTTACGCCACCGCCTGGGTGATGAACGTATCGGCTACCGGGAAAACGGCAGTTATGAGTTGATAGGCACCAGGGAAGAATGGGCACTGGGCCAGCTGGAGGTGGTCAACCAACTGCTGGCTGGTATACTGGATGAGGCCCCCGCTTTTTCTCCTGCCAATGAAAAGATCAGCGGCTTCGGCTTTGCCACCGGCCATGTAAAAGCCATGGTCCGCAACAACTACGAGGGAGAAATCCACACCGGTAGCATGATGCGGGCGCTGATAGACAAAACTATCGCCATGGGCGTGGAGATAAAGACCGGCTGCCGGATTGAACGCATGGAAGATCTGCATACAGGCGTCAACGTGATAGTGACCAACCATACCCTGAAAGAAGATATTATCTTTCAGGCCCATAAGTTACTGGTATGCACCAACGCTTTTACCGGACAGCTGCTGCCGCAGCTGGAGGTAACACCCGGAAGAGGGCAGGTGCTCATCACCGAACCCGTACCCGGACTACCTTTCAAAGGAATTTTCCACCTGGAGGAAGGGTATTTTTATTTCAGGGAGCTGGATGGACGGGTATTACTGGGCGGTGGCCGCCAGCTGGACTTCTCCGGGGAAACATCCACCGATTTCAGGTTCAACGACCGCATTCAGCACGAACTGGAAGAAATGCTCCGCCATATTATCCTGCCGGGACGGCCTTTTATCATCGCCGACCGCTGGACCGGCATCATGGCCTTCGGCAATACCAAACAACCTATCGTCCGCGCCTATACGGACAATATCATCCTCGGCGTCCGCATGGGCGGCATGGGCGTGGCTATTGGCTCCATTATCGGGGATAAAATTGCCACCATGGCCCTCGAACAAAAATAA
- a CDS encoding xylulokinase — protein MYFIGYDIGSSSIKAALLDADSGRCLASATSPSREMPIQVLHPQWAEQDPDSWWLEVIHATQLLQRQYTFDPAMVKGIGIAYQMHGLVCVDKDLQVLRPAIIWCDSRAVDIGNSAFTALGKEYCLSHLLNSPGNFTASKLRWIHEKEPHIYERIHKIMLPGDFIAMKLTGEACTTVSGLSEGTFWDFPGNTVNTRLLEYYGIDRQLLSDLVPTFGIQGELTTAAATVLQLKAGTPVTYRAGDQPNNAFALNVLQPGEAATTAGTSGVVYAVHDKHTFDPKSRVNTFVHVNNDVHHTRDGVLMCLNGTGIANSWLRNMIGEISYPDMNTIALQAPVGSDGLLVFPFGNGAERILGNKSTGATVSHLDFNRHSQAHMMRAVQEGIVFGLNYGLDIMTEMDLTIHRVRAGNANMFLSPLFREAFANTANVVIELYDTDGAQGAARGAAVGAGYVPLKEAHRGMRCLAVIEPDDQLLSQYRDAYGHWLAGLRALMCNGDL, from the coding sequence ATGTATTTCATCGGTTATGATATTGGTTCCTCTTCTATAAAAGCAGCTTTATTGGACGCCGATAGTGGCAGATGCCTGGCATCTGCCACCAGCCCTTCCAGGGAAATGCCCATACAGGTGCTGCATCCGCAGTGGGCAGAGCAGGACCCTGACAGCTGGTGGCTGGAAGTTATACATGCCACACAGCTGTTACAACGCCAGTATACATTTGATCCGGCCATGGTAAAAGGAATAGGCATCGCCTACCAGATGCATGGCCTGGTTTGTGTAGACAAAGACCTGCAGGTGCTACGCCCGGCCATCATCTGGTGCGACAGCCGCGCCGTAGATATCGGCAACAGCGCTTTCACCGCATTGGGCAAAGAGTATTGTCTCTCGCATCTGCTCAACTCCCCCGGCAATTTTACCGCTTCCAAACTGCGCTGGATACACGAAAAAGAGCCTCATATCTATGAACGGATACATAAAATAATGCTGCCCGGCGATTTTATCGCCATGAAGCTTACCGGAGAAGCCTGTACCACCGTGTCGGGCCTCTCCGAAGGCACTTTCTGGGATTTTCCGGGCAATACCGTCAATACCAGGCTGCTCGAATATTACGGCATAGACAGGCAACTGCTCTCCGATCTTGTACCCACCTTCGGAATACAGGGAGAACTGACTACCGCCGCCGCCACAGTCCTGCAGCTGAAGGCTGGTACTCCGGTCACCTACCGCGCCGGAGACCAGCCCAACAATGCCTTTGCGCTCAACGTGCTCCAGCCCGGCGAAGCCGCCACCACGGCCGGTACCTCCGGTGTGGTATACGCTGTGCATGATAAACATACCTTCGACCCTAAAAGCAGGGTCAACACTTTTGTACACGTGAACAACGATGTACACCATACCAGAGACGGCGTACTCATGTGCCTCAACGGTACCGGTATTGCCAACAGCTGGCTGCGCAACATGATCGGAGAGATCAGTTATCCCGATATGAATACCATCGCCCTTCAGGCGCCGGTAGGATCAGATGGACTGCTGGTATTCCCTTTTGGAAACGGCGCAGAAAGGATTCTGGGGAATAAAAGTACAGGCGCTACCGTTAGCCATCTCGATTTCAACCGGCATAGCCAGGCGCATATGATGAGAGCCGTACAGGAAGGGATCGTATTCGGACTGAACTATGGCCTGGATATTATGACTGAAATGGATCTCACTATCCATCGGGTAAGAGCCGGCAACGCTAATATGTTTCTCAGCCCGCTGTTCCGCGAGGCGTTTGCTAATACGGCCAATGTGGTCATCGAACTGTATGATACAGACGGAGCACAGGGTGCTGCCCGCGGTGCCGCCGTTGGAGCGGGTTATGTGCCCCTCAAAGAAGCACACCGGGGCATGCGCTGCCTGGCGGTAATAGAACCAGATGACCAGCTGCTGTCACAGTACCGTGATGCATATGGTCACTGGCTGGCAGGACTGCGGGCACTCATGTGTAACGGTGATCTGTGA
- a CDS encoding aldose 1-epimerase has translation MTIKNFHEAGFDIIALTDDNTGTQVEIVPAHGALLHAFKVQREGKTINLIDSYSSLQDLEDNLRVSFKSVKLSPFACRIKDAAYQWEGSSYSIEKTIAPGNAIHGLLYDAKFTVAAQQASEQQASVTLTYSFKEEDTGYPFSYDCLATYTLHAGNELEISTKVINRSQTSIPVMDGWHPYFTTGTPVDELTLTFASKEIVEFDAKLIPTGRVLPFTEYVNGKKLAGVELDNSFVLDFSHAQPLASLHDSVKNIRIDFFPGNSYPILQIYTPPHRNSIAVENLSGAPNAFNNGLGLVTLAADESKAFDTRIKVTV, from the coding sequence ATGACAATTAAAAATTTTCACGAAGCAGGATTTGACATCATTGCACTCACAGATGACAACACCGGTACCCAGGTAGAAATTGTGCCGGCCCATGGTGCATTGTTACATGCTTTTAAAGTACAGCGTGAAGGCAAAACCATCAACCTGATAGATAGTTATAGCAGCCTGCAGGACCTGGAGGATAACCTCCGTGTCAGCTTCAAAAGTGTAAAACTGAGCCCTTTTGCATGCCGCATAAAAGATGCTGCCTATCAATGGGAAGGCAGCTCCTATAGTATCGAAAAAACAATTGCTCCCGGCAATGCCATCCATGGACTGCTATACGATGCAAAGTTTACGGTGGCTGCACAGCAGGCTTCCGAACAGCAGGCTTCTGTAACGCTGACTTATAGTTTTAAGGAAGAAGATACAGGTTATCCCTTCAGCTACGACTGCCTGGCCACTTATACACTGCATGCCGGCAATGAGCTGGAGATCAGCACGAAGGTGATCAACCGAAGCCAGACATCCATTCCGGTAATGGACGGATGGCATCCGTATTTTACCACCGGTACTCCAGTAGATGAGCTGACGCTGACATTCGCTTCCAAAGAAATTGTGGAGTTCGACGCTAAATTGATTCCTACCGGCAGAGTGCTTCCCTTTACGGAATATGTGAATGGTAAAAAGCTGGCCGGTGTAGAACTGGATAACTCTTTTGTGCTGGATTTTTCTCATGCCCAGCCATTGGCTTCACTTCATGATTCGGTGAAAAATATTCGCATCGACTTTTTCCCGGGTAACAGCTATCCGATTCTGCAGATATACACTCCACCACACCGCAACAGTATTGCGGTAGAAAACCTGAGCGGAGCACCGAATGCCTTTAATAATGGTCTCGGGCTCGTAACACTCGCCGCTGACGAAAGCAAGGCTTTTGATACCAGAATTAAGGTAACTGTCTGA
- a CDS encoding NAD(P)-dependent alcohol dehydrogenase, with translation MIETKAYAAQSATTPLGPWNFQRRAVGPHDVQIEILYCGVCHSDIHQVKDEWGGSIYPMVPGHEIVGRIVKTGEHVTRFKVGDLAGIGCFVDSCRECDPCVAGEEQYCHKGNASTYNGTEMDRQTPTYGGYSTEIVVDEKYTLKVSDKLPLEGVAPLLCAGITTYSPLRHWKVGPGHKVAVLGLGGLGHMAVKLAASLGAEVTMLSTSPSKEADAKRLGAHHFALIKDKEQMKQLRNTFDFIINTVSAPHDYSPFLNLLTLNGVMICLGVPPEPSAVPAFHLIMGRRSIAGSLIGGIRETQEMLDYCAEHNITSDVEVIDIKDINEAYERMLKGDVKYRFVIDIASLKK, from the coding sequence ATGATTGAAACCAAAGCTTACGCGGCACAGAGTGCTACCACCCCGCTGGGACCCTGGAATTTCCAAAGAAGAGCAGTAGGTCCGCATGATGTACAAATCGAGATCCTGTATTGTGGCGTTTGTCATTCAGATATACATCAGGTAAAAGATGAATGGGGCGGCTCCATCTATCCGATGGTACCCGGCCATGAGATCGTAGGAAGGATCGTAAAAACAGGCGAACACGTGACACGGTTTAAAGTAGGGGACCTGGCCGGTATCGGTTGTTTTGTGGATTCCTGCCGGGAATGCGACCCCTGCGTAGCTGGTGAGGAACAGTATTGCCACAAGGGTAACGCCAGCACTTATAATGGTACCGAGATGGACCGTCAGACACCTACCTACGGCGGATATTCCACCGAGATCGTAGTAGATGAAAAATATACCCTGAAAGTTTCTGATAAATTGCCACTGGAAGGAGTAGCTCCCCTCCTCTGCGCGGGTATCACCACGTATTCTCCACTGCGTCACTGGAAAGTAGGCCCAGGCCATAAAGTAGCTGTACTGGGCCTTGGCGGATTGGGACATATGGCTGTAAAACTGGCCGCTTCCCTCGGCGCCGAAGTTACTATGCTGAGCACCTCTCCCTCCAAGGAAGCAGATGCCAAAAGACTGGGCGCTCATCACTTTGCCCTGATAAAGGATAAAGAACAGATGAAACAGCTGCGCAACACATTTGATTTCATCATCAACACTGTGTCTGCGCCGCATGATTACAGCCCCTTCCTCAACCTGCTGACCCTGAACGGCGTGATGATCTGCCTGGGCGTGCCGCCAGAACCTTCTGCCGTACCGGCTTTCCACCTGATCATGGGCCGCCGTAGTATTGCAGGATCTCTGATTGGTGGTATCCGCGAAACACAGGAGATGCTGGACTATTGTGCGGAACATAATATCACCAGTGATGTGGAAGTGATTGATATCAAAGATATTAATGAAGCTTACGAGAGAATGCTGAAAGGAGATGTGAAATACCGGTTTGTGATCGATATCGCGAGTCTGAAAAAATAA
- a CDS encoding S1C family serine protease: MKEDMNLLREIERYLEGEMSGQEKAVFDELRKNNPQINRQVEEQQFFMQQLQHFGQRQSLQAKMNKIHEQLDMPTLRKQAQEATLTAKRISIRRRTITNLAAAACIALVTSLSTIAVLQNAAKNKSTAQYEDVRRVLNNIQRSQNALINDINNKNKAPVNPGTYGGTGFAVSGNGYIVTNYHVVSGADSVYVQNNKGEAFKAVSVFEDISSDLAVLKIADSSFKSQPLPYALKPQSVKLGEEVFTMGFPRDEIVYGKGYISAKTGFNGDTTAYQVSIPVNPGNSGAPLLDNAGDVVGIVTGKQTTSDGIAFAVKSAHLKRLLDEMPKEKGVKKEWGHKSHLEGLNRVDQIKKLEDFVYMVKVYN; the protein is encoded by the coding sequence ATGAAAGAAGATATGAATCTACTACGTGAAATTGAACGTTACCTCGAAGGGGAGATGAGCGGACAGGAGAAAGCCGTTTTCGATGAACTGCGTAAAAACAATCCGCAAATCAACCGTCAGGTAGAAGAGCAGCAGTTTTTTATGCAGCAGCTGCAACATTTTGGCCAGCGCCAGTCGCTCCAGGCTAAAATGAATAAAATACATGAACAACTGGATATGCCTACCCTGCGTAAACAGGCACAGGAGGCTACCCTTACTGCCAAAAGGATATCTATCCGTCGCAGAACTATCACCAATCTGGCTGCCGCAGCCTGCATCGCCCTGGTGACATCCTTGTCTACCATTGCCGTACTGCAGAACGCAGCCAAAAACAAATCTACTGCCCAATATGAAGATGTAAGAAGGGTCCTGAACAATATTCAGCGTTCCCAGAATGCACTCATCAACGATATTAATAATAAGAATAAAGCACCGGTAAATCCCGGCACTTATGGCGGTACCGGCTTCGCTGTATCCGGCAATGGTTATATCGTAACCAACTACCATGTAGTATCCGGCGCGGATTCCGTATACGTACAAAACAATAAAGGTGAAGCTTTTAAAGCAGTCAGCGTCTTTGAAGATATCTCCAGCGACCTGGCCGTTCTCAAAATCGCAGATTCCAGCTTCAAAAGCCAGCCTCTCCCCTACGCTTTAAAACCCCAAAGTGTAAAGCTGGGTGAAGAAGTATTCACCATGGGCTTCCCCCGCGATGAAATCGTTTACGGCAAAGGATATATCAGCGCCAAAACCGGTTTCAACGGCGACACAACTGCCTATCAGGTATCTATCCCGGTTAATCCCGGCAACAGTGGCGCACCGCTGTTAGACAATGCCGGCGATGTGGTAGGTATCGTTACAGGCAAACAAACCACTTCCGATGGTATCGCGTTTGCAGTAAAATCAGCTCATCTGAAACGCCTCCTGGATGAAATGCCCAAAGAGAAAGGCGTTAAAAAGGAATGGGGCCATAAAAGCCATCTGGAAGGCTTAAACAGAGTAGACCAGATCAAGAAACTGGAAGACTTTGTGTATATGGTGAAGGTGTATAACTAA
- a CDS encoding carboxypeptidase-like regulatory domain-containing protein has product MKVLLRTLVLGCIAGFLFPSLAKAQVIVTGQIADSNKLVLPFATVTNLTTGKHSLSDQGGFYRIEASRNDKIAFSFVGYLSDTVKVTLATGTQTINVKLVVASRFLKGVEISSQYTPYQMDSVERRRQYGYLLDQPNKPLAGGSTPQGAGIVFSPITRFSKGERQKRQFKKNYEDMEREKYIDSRFTPVLVNQVTGLKGDSLQLFMRDNYPDYNTLRALGHNDLLYWITDRYKAWGKK; this is encoded by the coding sequence ATGAAGGTTCTCTTACGTACACTGGTGCTGGGCTGTATCGCAGGCTTTTTGTTTCCCTCTCTGGCAAAGGCGCAGGTGATTGTAACCGGGCAGATCGCAGACAGTAATAAGCTGGTGCTGCCGTTTGCTACCGTTACCAATCTCACTACCGGCAAACATTCATTATCTGACCAGGGTGGTTTTTACAGGATTGAAGCTTCCCGGAACGATAAAATAGCTTTCTCATTTGTAGGGTATCTCTCAGATACTGTCAAGGTTACCCTGGCCACCGGTACACAAACGATCAATGTCAAACTGGTAGTAGCCAGCCGTTTTCTGAAAGGGGTGGAGATATCATCGCAGTATACACCGTATCAGATGGACTCCGTCGAACGCCGCCGGCAGTACGGTTATCTGCTGGACCAGCCTAACAAGCCGCTTGCTGGTGGAAGTACTCCACAGGGAGCTGGTATTGTGTTCAGCCCCATTACCCGTTTCTCTAAAGGAGAAAGACAAAAACGGCAGTTCAAGAAAAATTACGAGGATATGGAGCGGGAAAAATATATAGACTCCCGTTTTACACCGGTGCTGGTAAACCAGGTGACCGGCCTCAAAGGTGATTCGCTCCAGCTGTTTATGCGGGATAATTATCCGGACTACAATACCCTGAGGGCCCTGGGTCACAATGACCTCCTGTATTGGATCACAGACAGGTATAAGGCATGGGGCAAAAAATAA
- a CDS encoding sodium/sugar symporter codes for MQPNLLHYVDYLVFLVYFVIVAGYGYYIYQKKKKATTDSKDFFLAEGSLTWWAIGASLIASNISAEQFIGMSGSGFSMGLAISTYEWMAAATLIVVAVFFLPIYLKNKIYTMPQFLERRYNQTVSTIMAVFWLLLYVVVNLTSILYLGALAINKISGINFYACMVALSFFAVLITLGGMKVIGYTDVIQVFFLILGGLATTYLALDLVAQHFGQSGVLKGFSLLHQHADDHFHMIFKKDQPHYLDLPGLSILVGGMWIVNLNYWGCNQYITQRALGADLKTARSGLLFAGFLKLLMPVIVVLPGIAAYVLYQQGLYHGEMLKDGSLNPDNAYPVLLNLLPMGLKGLAFAALTAAVVASLAGKANSISTIFSLDIYKKIYNKDADEKKIVSVGRTTVIIAMVIAIVLSNFLGIDKKGGFQFIQEYTGFVSPGVFAMFVMGFFWKRTTSNAALFAMIAGLVMSFVLKFLPMWVNLEPLYQFGWAAPNAAGVYEMAFIDRMGVVFVICVVGMIIISLADPSSKNNPKGLAIDGSMFKTAMPFTIGALFIIGILIALYTVYW; via the coding sequence ATGCAACCAAACTTACTTCACTACGTTGATTACCTGGTATTCCTGGTATATTTTGTAATAGTGGCCGGCTACGGGTATTATATCTATCAAAAGAAAAAGAAGGCAACAACAGATTCCAAAGACTTTTTCCTGGCTGAAGGCTCGCTCACCTGGTGGGCTATCGGTGCTTCGCTGATCGCTTCCAACATCTCGGCAGAACAGTTCATCGGTATGTCCGGTTCCGGTTTTTCTATGGGTCTGGCTATCTCCACCTATGAATGGATGGCTGCTGCCACGCTCATTGTGGTGGCGGTGTTTTTCCTGCCCATCTACCTGAAAAACAAGATCTATACCATGCCTCAGTTTTTGGAGCGCAGGTATAATCAAACAGTAAGTACTATCATGGCAGTGTTCTGGTTGCTCCTCTATGTGGTGGTGAACCTGACTTCTATCCTGTACCTGGGTGCGCTGGCTATCAACAAAATTTCAGGCATCAACTTCTACGCCTGTATGGTGGCATTGTCCTTCTTTGCAGTGCTGATTACACTGGGTGGTATGAAGGTGATTGGTTATACAGACGTTATTCAGGTGTTTTTCCTCATTCTGGGCGGTCTGGCCACTACTTATCTGGCACTGGACCTGGTGGCACAGCATTTCGGCCAGAGCGGTGTGCTCAAAGGTTTCAGTCTCCTGCATCAGCATGCCGATGATCATTTCCACATGATCTTTAAGAAAGACCAGCCACATTATCTCGACCTACCGGGACTCAGTATACTCGTTGGCGGTATGTGGATCGTCAACCTGAACTACTGGGGCTGTAACCAATACATTACACAACGCGCACTGGGCGCCGATCTCAAGACTGCCCGCAGTGGTCTGCTGTTTGCCGGTTTCCTGAAACTGCTGATGCCCGTGATCGTGGTATTACCGGGTATTGCTGCTTATGTGCTGTACCAACAGGGATTGTATCATGGTGAAATGCTGAAGGATGGCTCCCTGAATCCGGACAATGCTTACCCTGTATTGCTCAACCTCCTGCCCATGGGCCTGAAAGGTCTGGCTTTTGCTGCCCTGACCGCCGCTGTGGTGGCCTCTCTCGCAGGTAAAGCCAACAGTATTTCCACCATTTTTTCATTGGATATTTATAAGAAGATATACAACAAAGACGCTGACGAAAAGAAAATCGTAAGTGTAGGGCGTACAACTGTTATCATCGCTATGGTAATCGCTATCGTATTGTCCAACTTCCTGGGTATCGATAAAAAAGGCGGTTTCCAGTTCATTCAGGAATATACCGGTTTCGTATCTCCTGGTGTTTTCGCCATGTTTGTGATGGGTTTCTTCTGGAAACGCACAACTTCCAATGCGGCCCTGTTTGCGATGATAGCTGGCCTGGTGATGTCTTTTGTGTTGAAATTCCTGCCGATGTGGGTAAACCTGGAGCCACTGTATCAGTTTGGCTGGGCTGCCCCCAATGCGGCCGGTGTATATGAAATGGCCTTCATCGACCGTATGGGCGTAGTGTTTGTTATTTGTGTGGTAGGTATGATCATCATCTCCCTGGCTGATCCTTCCAGCAAAAACAATCCAAAAGGACTGGCAATAGACGGCAGCATGTTTAAAACAGCGATGCCCTTTACCATTGGTGCATTGTTTATTATAGGTATCCTGATTGCCTTGTATACCGTATACTGGTAA
- the xylA gene encoding xylose isomerase — protein MSITLGNHEYFKNIGKISYEGLQSDNPLAYRWYDENRLIAGKTMKELFRFAVSYWHTFCGTGGDPFGPGTKHFPWLVSQDPVQSAFDKMDAAFEFITKMGLPYYCFHDIDLVDEGATIAEYESRMQQIVDYAKQKQDVSGVKLLWGTANVFSHPRYMNGAATNPDFAALAHAGTQVKNALDATIALGGENYVFWGGREGYMTLLNTNMKREQEHLARFLSMARDYARKQGFKGTFFIEPKPCEPTKHQYDYDSATVIGFLRHYGLDKDFKLNIEVNHATLAGHTFQHELQVAADAGMLGSIDANRGDYQNGWDTDQFPINLNELVESMLVILEAGGFAGGGVNFDAKTRRNSTDLEDIFHAHIGGIDTFARAAIIAEKVLTQTAYKKFRADRYASFDSGKGKAFEEGQLTLEDLRSFAISNGEPAQTSGKQEWLENIINGCI, from the coding sequence ATGAGCATTACACTTGGAAACCACGAGTATTTTAAAAACATCGGGAAAATAAGTTACGAAGGGCTGCAGTCAGACAATCCGCTGGCTTATCGCTGGTACGACGAAAACCGCCTCATAGCAGGTAAAACCATGAAGGAACTGTTCCGCTTCGCGGTATCCTACTGGCATACCTTCTGTGGCACCGGCGGCGATCCTTTCGGACCCGGCACCAAACACTTCCCCTGGCTGGTATCGCAGGACCCTGTGCAGAGCGCCTTTGATAAAATGGATGCTGCTTTTGAATTCATCACCAAAATGGGCCTGCCTTATTATTGTTTCCATGATATAGACCTCGTGGATGAAGGCGCTACCATCGCTGAATATGAAAGCAGAATGCAGCAGATCGTTGACTACGCCAAACAAAAACAGGATGTCAGCGGTGTGAAACTCCTTTGGGGTACCGCTAATGTGTTTAGCCATCCCCGTTATATGAACGGCGCAGCTACCAACCCCGATTTCGCCGCACTGGCCCATGCCGGCACGCAGGTGAAAAACGCGCTGGATGCTACCATCGCTCTGGGCGGTGAAAACTACGTGTTCTGGGGGGGTAGAGAAGGATATATGACCCTGCTCAATACCAATATGAAACGCGAACAGGAACACCTGGCCCGCTTCCTCTCCATGGCCCGTGACTACGCCCGTAAACAAGGCTTCAAAGGAACGTTCTTCATTGAACCCAAACCTTGTGAGCCTACCAAACACCAATACGACTACGACAGCGCCACAGTGATCGGCTTCCTCCGCCACTATGGACTTGACAAAGACTTCAAGCTGAATATTGAAGTTAATCACGCTACACTGGCGGGTCATACCTTCCAACATGAACTGCAGGTGGCTGCCGATGCCGGCATGTTAGGCAGCATCGATGCCAACCGTGGCGATTACCAGAACGGTTGGGATACCGACCAGTTCCCCATCAACCTCAATGAGCTGGTGGAAAGCATGCTTGTTATCCTCGAGGCTGGCGGATTTGCCGGCGGTGGTGTTAACTTTGATGCCAAAACACGCCGCAACTCCACCGATCTGGAAGATATCTTCCATGCACATATCGGTGGTATCGATACTTTTGCCAGAGCGGCGATCATCGCAGAAAAGGTACTGACGCAAACAGCCTATAAAAAATTCCGTGCCGACCGTTACGCTTCCTTCGATTCCGGCAAAGGAAAAGCTTTTGAAGAAGGCCAGCTGACACTGGAAGATCTTCGCAGCTTCGCTATCTCCAACGGAGAGCCGGCACAGACCAGCGGTAAACAGGAATGGCTGGAGAATATTATCAACGGATGTATATAA